Proteins co-encoded in one Candida albicans SC5314 chromosome 3, complete sequence genomic window:
- a CDS encoding uncharacterized protein (Predicted ORF in retrotransposon Tca17 with similarity to parts of the Gag-Pol region of retrotransposons; clade-associated gene expression): protein MSVIADLPSLYAFDENKPVLVFTDASQLAIGAIITQEHLIQGQKSLVPVAMVSLRLSATQQRYSTLERELLTIVYVLQKYKQFMSREVQFYTDHQAITTIGSAKSEPANRIKRFIDIIQSFNPSIYFIPGQFNFIADFLSRYNLDKIPHELNEEAILNQTSSIYLPTLRTTEPIPLAPIQPVQRHHIHIDNLTDNQLQQIHDQLCGSYENNNSNELLPTDQFVILQDQFHVVLSSTQVVPVVTADTLANTATKVHEHHHASIRVTDYLVSKIQWHPNHKLLCTNVIRNCSVCQLSSTFETAHRELYPLTPTKTFSRWGLDFIGPLPMSDNLSCCLNAIEYVSGLIYSWPCSSPNSDVVISMLNLIRQVHSTPVEVITDNGSAFTSNATQSFCATAGISIKYASVYHPMSNGRMELGNKLLKKILKSMTDAYYTKWPQVLANAVMVYNSTPTTFNKTPYYLSIGISTDMSEFTTYLANEFEWKEGQLSQSSLLQDLHNDVQVRLAELDGVNKNVEKHNDLRVRRMAYINSMRQPFQKPASFIKGDWDLLRRRVKRKKSEYNYMGPYQIAKVLDKHAYVICDTNGNMINGTIHHDDLKYCYSFNDNSISRP, encoded by the coding sequence aTGTCAGTCATTGCTGACTTACCCTCATTGTATGcttttgatgaaaataaaccGGTGTTGGTATTCACAGATGCCTCCCAATTGGCTATTGGAGCAATAATCACTCAAGAACATCTAATCCAAGGTCAAAAACTGTTGGTCCCAGTGGCGATGGTATCTCTCCGACTTTCAGCTACTCAACAACGTTACAGTACTTTAGAACGAGAGTTGCTCACCATTGTGTATGTACTACAGAAGTACAAACAGTTTATGAGCAGGGAAGTCCAATTCTATACCGACCACCAGGCGATAACGACAATTGGCTCTGCTAAACTGGAACCAGCTAATCGTATCAAACGGTTCATCGATATTATTCAATCCTTTAATCCTTCCATATATTTCATTCCGGGGCAGTTCAATTTTATAGCAGATTTTTTATCCCGATATAATTTGGACAAAATACCTCATGAACTTAATGAAGAAGcaattttgaatcaaaCACTGTCGATTTACCTTCCCACACTTCGGACTACTGAACCAATACCACTTGCACCAATCCAACCAGTGCAACGACACCACATTCATATTGACAATCTTACCGACAATCAACTACAACAAATACATGATCAACTTTGTGGCTCTtatgaaaacaataattcGAATGAACTTTTACCAACAGATCAATTTGTCATTCTTCAGGATCAATTTCATGTGGTCTTATCCTCCACACAGGTGGTACCAGTGGTTACGGCAGATACGTTAGCCAACACTGCAACCAAGGTTCATGAGCATCACCATGCTTCAATTAGAGTGACCGACTACCTCGTCTCGAAGATTCAATGGCACCCAAATCATAAACTTCTTTGTACCAATGTGATTCGGAATTGTCTGGTGTGTCAACTATCCAGTACTTTTGAAACAGCACATCGTGAATTATATCCGTTGACACCAACAAAAACCTTTTCCCGATGGGGGCTCGATTTTATTGGTCCCTTACCGATGAGCGACAACTTATCATGCTGCCTTAATGCCATTGAATATGTCTCGGGTTTAATTTATAGCTGGCCTTGTTCATCACCCAACTCTGATGTGGTTATTCTGATGTTGAATCTCATCCGTCAAGTTCATTCGACTCCAGTCGAAGTCATCACTGATAATGGTTCAGCCTTCACCTCCAATGCCACGCAATCTTTTTGTGCCACGGCAGGCATCTCCATCAAATATGCTAGTGTATACCATCCGATGTCCAATGGACGGATGGAGCTTGGGAATAAACTCCTAaagaagatattgaaatctATGACGGACGCCTATTACACCAAATGGCCCCAGGTCTTAGCCAATGCAGTCATGGTTTATAACTCCACACCAACTACTTTTAACAAAACACCATATTATTTGCTGATAGGCATTTCCACAGATATGTCTGAATTCACCACTTATTTGGccaatgaatttgaatggAAAGAGGGACAGTTATCACAATCTTCATTATTGCAGGACCTCCATAATGACGTACAAGTTCGACTTGCTGAATTGGATGGTGTAAATAAAAACGTTGAAAAACATAATGATCTTAGGGTTCGTCGAATGGCTTATATTAATCTGATGAGACAACCGTTCCAAAAACCGGCTTCATTTATTAAAGGCGATTGGGATTTGCTACGCCGTAGAGTCAAACGTAAGAAATCtgaatataattatatgGGACCATATCAAATTGCTAAGGTATTGGACAAACATGCCTATGTTATTTGCGATACTAATGGAAACATGATAAATGGGACGATACATCACgatgatttgaaatacTGCTATTCTTTTAATGATAACTCCATATCCAGGCCCTAA